A region from the Canis lupus dingo isolate Sandy chromosome 9, ASM325472v2, whole genome shotgun sequence genome encodes:
- the LOC112677419 gene encoding epididymal-specific lipocalin-9, whose translation MALLLLSLGLSLVSTQELNPQAIVRKNYDMAKVSGVWYSVSMASDDMKRIEKDGDLRVFIQNIESLEDGSLKFNFQFMVLGECVKVAVVCEKTDRNGEYTVNYEGDNRVLLSETDYKLYITFHLRNMRNGTETNVLALYGRVPDLSPSFLERFEKVCRKYGLGPQNILSLSDQNDCCKYKK comes from the exons ATGGCCCTGCTCCTGCTGAGCCTGGGGCTGAGCCTGGTCTCCACCCAGGAGCTCAACCCCCAAGCCATCGTGCGGAAAAACTATGACATGGCCAAG GTGTCGGGGGTCTGGTACTCAGTGTCCATGGCCTCGGATGACATGAAGCGGATTGAGAAAGATGGGGACTTGAGGGTCTTCATACAGAATATCGAAAGCTTAGAAGACGGCAGTCTGAAGTTCAATTTCCAGTTCAT GGTGCTCGGGGAGTGCGTGAAGGTGGCCGTGGTCTGTGAGAAGACGGACAGGAACGGGGAGTACACCGTCAACT ACGAGGGGGACAACAGGGTGCTCCTCTCGGAGACCGACTACAAACTGTACATCACCTTCCATCTCCGGAACATGAGGAATGGGACAGAGACCAACGTGCTGGCACTCTATG GACGGGTGCCAGACCTGAGTCCCAGCTTCCTGGAGAGGTTTGAGAAAGTCTGCAGAAAGTACGGGCTGGGTCCTCAGAACATCCTCAGCCTGAGCGACCAAA ACGACTGTTGCAAATACAAGAAGTAG
- the GLT6D1 gene encoding putative glycosyltransferase 6 domain-containing protein 1, which produces MDSAPPHPGRPILYFLNGTKSCRPASPRCPCRQLHHCDWDFASCIIKGPADVTTSEQGTVSSLWLYRDPETECLGNNPLVSHSAPSQEEMHSKRKMLLLISCVLYFLFIKYHFRDEVELRLSDWFNPRKRPDVVTTTDWLAPVIWEGTFNRRVLEEYYRGQDLTIGLAVLATGRIADQYLELFIQSANKHFMTGYRVIFYIMVDAMCRLPNLEPGPLQTFQVFTIREDSREDFHLMHMKNLASHILGHIQDEVDFLFSMTANRVFQNDFGVETLGTSVAQLHAWWYFKDIKDFPYERRFRSAACILLGEGDFYYDGSVVGGTPLEILDFIQEYLEGMIHDKENGLNSTYERYLNKYFFTHKPTKLLSPEYSWDTALQLPAQIWLVKAAQCSHMCLHT; this is translated from the exons aTGGACtcagccccgccccaccccgggcGCCCCATCCTCTACTTTTTAAATGGGACAAAGTCCTGTCGTCCAGCATCCCCAAGATGCCCCTGCCGGCAGCTGCATCATTGTGACTGGGACTTTGCCAGCTGCATCATCAAAGGGCCTGCTGATGTCACCACCTCAGAGCAGGGGACAGTGTCCAGCCTGTGGCTTtacagagacccagagacagaatGCTTGGGCAATAACCCCCTTGTCTCTCACAGCGCTCCCAGCCAG GAGGAGATGCATTCCAAGAGAAAGATGCTGTTACTGATCTCATGTGTTTTATACTTCCTGTTCATCAAGTATCACTTCAG GGATGAAGTAGAACTCCGGCTCTCAGACTGGTTCAATCCGAG AAAACGCCCTGATGTTGTAACGACCACGGACTGGCTCGCTCCAGTCATATGGGAAGGCACCTTTAATAGACGGGTCCTGGAAGAGTACTACAGAGGACAGGACCTCACCATAGGCCTGGCTGTCCTTGCTACTGGCAG GATCGCAGACCAGTACTTAGAGCTGTTCATACAGTCGGCCAATAAGCACTTCATGACCGGCTACAGAGTCATCTTCTACATCATGGTGGATGCCATGTGTCGGCTGCCCAACCTGGAGCCGGGTCCTCTGCAGACATTCCAGGTATTCACCATCAGAGAAGACAGCCGGGAGGATTTTCACCTCATGCACATGAAGAACTTGGCTTCGCACATCCTAGGGCACATTCAGGACGAAGTCGACTTTCTTTTCAGCATGACGGCCAACAGGGTCTTCCAGAACGATTTTGGGGTGGAGACCCTGGGCACGTCTGTGGCTCAGCTCCATGCCTGGTGGTACTTCAAAGACATAAAGGACTTCCCTTATGAGAGGAGGTTCAGATCAGCGGCGTGCATCCTATTGGGAGAGGGGGACTTCTACTATGATGGCTCTGTCGTGGGTGGCACGCCTCTGGAGATTTTAGACTTCATCCAAGAATACCTGGAAGGGATGATTCACGACAAGGAAAATGGGCTGAACAGCACCTACGAAAGATACCTGAACAAGTACTTTTTCACCCACAAGCCCACCAAGCTGCTGTCTCCAGAGTACAGCTGGGACACGGCGTTGCAGCTCCCGGCACAGATTTGGTTGGTCAAGGCAGCGCAGTGCTCCCACATGTGCCTGCACACGTAG
- the LOC112677420 gene encoding minor allergen Can f 2, translating to MKSPNSPWGQDRSPSPLTAPPTTWLYRQATGPGHQTLQVSSCRQTQTEGAVDMQLLLLTVGLALICGLQAQEGNHEEPQGGLEELSGRWHSVALASNKSDLIKPWGHFRVFIHSMSAKDGNLHGDILIPQDGQCEKVSLTAFKTATSNKFDLEYWGHNDLYLAEVDPKSYLILYMINQYNDDTSLVAHLMVRDLSRQQDFLPAFESVCEDIGLHKDQIVVLSDDDRCQGSRD from the exons ATGAAGAGCCCCAATTCCCCATGGGGACAGGACAGGAGCCCCTCACCACTGACCGCGCCCCCAACCACATGGCTATATAGACAGGCCACGGGGCCGGGTCACCAGACTCTGCAAGTCTCCAGCTGTCGCCAAACCCAGACAGAAGGTGCTGTGGACATGCAGCTCCTACTGCTGACCGTGGGCCTGGCACTGATCTGTGGCCTCCAGGCTCAGGAGGGAAACCATGAGGAGCCCCAGGGAGGCCTAGAGGAG CTGTCTGGGAGGTGGCACTCCGTTGCCCTGGCCTCCAACAAGTCCGATCTGATCAAACCCTGGGGGCACTTCAGGGTTTTCATCCACAGCATGAGCGCAAAGGACGGCAACCTGCACGGGGATATCCTCATACC GCAGGACGGCCAGTGCGAGAAAGTCTCCCTCACTGCGTTCAAGACTGCCACCAGCAACAAATTTGACCTGGAGT ACTGGGGACACAATGACCTGTACCTGGCAGAGGTAGACCCCAAGAGCTACCTGATTCTCTACATGATCAACCAGTACAACGATGACACCAGCCTGGTGGCTCACCTGATGG TCCGGGACCTCAGCAGGCAGCAGGACTTCCTGCCGGCATTCGAATCCGTATGTGAAGACATCGGTCTGCACAAGGACCAGATTGTGGTTCTGAGCGATGACG ATCGCTGCCAGGGTTCCAGAGACTAG
- the LOC112677132 gene encoding minor allergen Can f 2, translating into MATLRGPLLLLTLGLCLASAQKALEEVPVEPGFQAQKVEGRWLTIQLAASHAHLVSPTDPLRLGLHSIWTRDEDVEFVLFWTGDGVCKGVNVTVHPTGLQGQFQGSLEGGSSMHVHFVSTDYSNLILYIRLEDDEETTSLWALLARRVPGDPAWLRKYLEYVAKFQLQQALVFNLDARCPPGQSLGHS; encoded by the exons ATGGCCACGCTGCGAGGGCCACTCCTGCTGCTGACCCTTGGCCTGTGTCTGGCCAGTGCTCAGAAGGCTCTGGAAGAGGTGCCGGTAGAGCCGGGGTTTCAGGCCCAGAAG GTGGAGGGCCGCTGGCTGACCATCCAGCTGGCTGCCAGCCACGCCCACCTGGTCTCCCCAACCGATCCCCTGAGGCTCGGCCTCCACTCCATCTGGACCCGGGATGAGGACGTGGAATTCGTCTTGTTCTGGAC AGGAGACGGGGTGTGCAAAGGAGTGAACGTCACCGTCCACCCAACTGGGCTCCAAGGCCAGTTCCAAGGCTCCT TGGAGGGAGGCAGCAGCATGCACGTCCACTTCGTCAGCACGGACTACAGCAATCTCATTCTCTACATCCGCCTGGAGGATGACGAAGAGACCACCAGCTTGTGGGCCCTTCTGG CCAGAAGAGTGCCCGGAGACCCTGCGTGGCTGAGGAAGTACCTTGAGTATGTCGCCAAGTTCCAGCTGCAGCAAGCCCTAGTCTTCAACCTCGATG CTCGGTGCCCCCCAGGCCAGAGCCTAGGTCACAGCTGA